Genomic segment of Bicyclus anynana chromosome 7, ilBicAnyn1.1, whole genome shotgun sequence:
TATTTATATCTGTTCCACGGAGTGTCCAAGTTCAGCACGTTTCAAAAGAAGTCCACAGCGATTTTCAAATACTTAATAtaggttataataataataataaaatctttattgaccaaaaatagatacaaaaaaaaaaacataacattgcctgtggtctccacactagattgatctgtatcgtggagaccaggtaagattttctaatgctttccgttggactaggactaattacaaaaagaaatacattacaaaaaggaaagtaaagtaaaaaattaagcagaaacgttagatagtacacaattattttattattaaaaatgtaatatataaGATAGTGACCACCAAAGAAACAAAAGCTTTGactacggatccctaaaaatcTACCGCAAAACGGAAACGGAAAATGTACGCATGCACGCACATTGCGacataaataacttaaatatttaagGCGCTATGTACAGCTAAATCACGCTGAATGATTGGGGTTGTCTGTAAAATGTATAACTCATATGATTCTGCATAAATTTGTGGTTGTAATAGATCGTATTTCTGACCTAATGGCCAGTCTCAAAACACGATTTTACGAACTTTCCTCGATCGAAAATAATTGCAAAATTGCCTCTGAAAATACTTAAAACTCTTAATATCTCAGTTATACCTAAAGTAATTTcgctacaaaatattataattatttgtcatctgTTACTAAAGAAATTGGCcaaacgatattttaaatacaaagaatattacatttaaaaaaaaatatttattgatttggCACTTAGGTCCTTGTATTCTGAATCGCGTCTTCTCTGTTACTCGTATTCCATTAGACAGTGAGCGTTGAATCGCGCTGCTAGACGGATGTGCGCTAAGTTGTGCTCTCGgacgtataatattttattcaggaaaaattgttttagttttataagtTTGAGACATTCGTGTAGCATAAGTTTTATAGAcataattatagtgttaataataattaaatataagtaataaattgatattatagtataaattatttaaaatgcgCCCGAAATTGAagaatatacaatataaaaaacaacaaaagcATATGCTCGAAGTTGTGTAAGTACCTgcttatctatttttttttaatgattttttaacaaataacatATTTGGTGATGTGTGAATGTCTATGTACACGAGTACTGTacctatttttcaaattttctcaTAGTAGTTTCGTGGAATAGGGGGATGTCGATTACACTAAGTATTATATTCTGCGAGTTCGAGCCTTGGACACTTAcatgatataatttttttttaatttttctaataaagtaatttaattttttcatattttccttttttttattttaatatttatttgttttcagtCGGAAAAGACTTTTGAAGATTAATTCTGAAAATCCATCAATTCGACCAGTTTTGCAAGAGTAAGTTTTTATTATCGATGacctaaactaaataaatgcaAAAGAATCACCTGTTCACTCTCAgttgcgtgcacttcatagatgcaaaaatgcatagCCTACCCTGAGTACTCCTTGCGAACCTGGATCAGATAgggcactatacgtacaaactTCTCAATTTTTTACCTTGGCAAAAGCCTATGAATGCAAAAgaatctgtctgtttgtcttttaCCTTTCACGGCTGAATTGCTGAAGCCATTAATATAAGTTTTGTTCTAATTCTTTAACCCTTAAATGCTATAACCCATTTTAATCATAATACATACATGTTCTATGATTAAAATGGGTGTAAAAACAcccacaataaatatttatacagggtgtcacGTAATCAATGTATAAAACGCCAATGGTAGATACactacctaattatctaaaacttatttgaatagttttcaaaaCATCGCACCCCATCTTAatcagttaataaataaataattataataataaatcacaaaattacttaagtaTTATACTTTTTTGATCACCTAAGTAATTGTCCAACAACATACAGGTCTCAATAGCAATTTCGTCAAAAATCATATTAACGAATGACATAGAAACAATATCCTTACAAGAGTTTTCGCATCAATTTCAAAggtcgttttttttaattttagaatacaGAATTCTCAGCACGAATGCCCTGCAAAATCGCTGACAATACCAACAGCTGAACCAACACCAATCTCAATAGATACAGGAGCTATGCAGAAACCAAATTATGATGGGTAAAcggtttattaaattttttttttttttatcgtcagagttagcacggaactgcatggcattacatcgtgctaactgcctctagggtatttcccatttctttttctcctctttttccttttcttcctttcttatcattattttccggagcatttgtgcatatttctgCCACTCGCCTTCGCTTGACAGCATACGCGAAATCAGGCTGCCGGAGTCTACGTGGCCATCTACCCCATGTGTCGCCCCTCTCAGATCGTCATAGGCAGGGCATTCGAATATGGCATGTCGCGGAGTGTCCTCTTTTCCACAGAAGTAGCAATTTTCGGAGGGAGATTTCCCTATTGCGAAGAGGTAGGTGTTGAACACTCCGTGACCGCTCAGAGCCTGCGTGAGCCATCGGTCCATCTCTCCATGATTCCTCTGATGCCAGCTTTTTAGATCTTTAATTAGCTCCCTCGTCCACGTTCCTTTTCCGCCCGCGGACCATTCTGTTCCCCATTCCGTCAGGGTCTTTTCGCGTAGTTCATGTGAACTCGATTCTTTATCCAGAAAAGATTGCGCGCGTTCTCTAATTAGTTTGTCTACAGGGACAAGACCGGCTAAAACAAGTACTGCGTCTGTGGAGATAGTTCTATATGCTCCAGTTATGCCTATTGCCATCCGCCTCTGTACTGCCTCTAATTTTTTCCGATACAGTTCGACTCTCATGGCATTTTCGTAAATCGGCGCTCCGTAGAGAACAACGGAGTGAGCTACCGAAGCCAGTACTCTCTTCTTGCTCGCTCTAGGTCCCCCTCTTGTTGGCATCAGTTTGTGCAGTGCCTCGACCAAGTTTTGGGATTTTTTGGCGACCTCTTCAACGTGTTTTTTGTAGTTGAGGCTTTTATCGAGCCACACCCCGAGGTATTTAACGTGCTCTTTAGG
This window contains:
- the LOC128198040 gene encoding uncharacterized protein LOC128198040, which codes for MRPKLKNIQYKKQQKHMLEVVRKRLLKINSENPSIRPVLQEIQNSQHECPAKSLTIPTAEPTPISIDTGAMQKPNYDGEVAEEQLYTKIDRGTYEPVQGRRIINIMHFT